One part of the Bacteroidia bacterium genome encodes these proteins:
- a CDS encoding biopolymer transporter ExbD, producing MADVSTEKNRSSPKKGGSRQKRKTTRIDMTAMVDVAFLLLAFFVLSATINHAKMMELVYPPNCPEGEDCTVDIPEERILSIVLDSADVIKYFVGNGPEVLETDFSEQGIRKVLNEHLRKETPLCGEKVNQHCWDPIFSVKASPNARYKNLVDIMDELAIVGAKRYAIVDYSPQDRMLIEESALAERN from the coding sequence ATGGCAGACGTATCCACCGAAAAGAACCGATCTTCTCCAAAAAAGGGAGGTTCCAGACAAAAGCGAAAAACGACCAGGATAGACATGACCGCTATGGTTGATGTTGCTTTTTTACTCCTTGCGTTTTTTGTCTTGTCAGCTACAATTAATCATGCGAAAATGATGGAGCTTGTTTATCCGCCCAATTGTCCCGAAGGGGAAGATTGTACGGTAGACATCCCGGAAGAAAGAATCCTTTCCATCGTTTTAGACAGTGCAGATGTGATCAAATACTTTGTGGGTAATGGCCCGGAAGTTCTGGAAACAGATTTTTCTGAACAAGGCATCCGCAAAGTACTTAATGAACATCTTCGTAAAGAAACACCCCTCTGTGGCGAAAAGGTAAATCAACATTGTTGGGATCCTATCTTTAGCGTAAAAGCCAGCCCCAATGCCCGCTATAAAAACCTGGTGGACATTATGGATGAGCTTGCAATTGTAGGAGCCAAACGCTATGCGATTGTTGATTATAGCCCGCAAGACAGAATGTTGATCGAAGAATCGGCTTTGGCCGAGAGAAATTAG